One window of Hymenobacter sp. BRD128 genomic DNA carries:
- a CDS encoding sensor histidine kinase KdpD — protein MEAVGTVLALRNVSAFRQLDQTKSDFLATAAHELKTPLSSINFNLKLLHDPRVGQLNAEQQDIVGTIKEENQRLLRLVGELLTVARLDVGQGIALDPRPLAVASLVAAATTPLQLQLRARHLTLDTQLPADLPPIRADHEKTAWVLLNLLVNAVRYSPEQGHIELSAAPTPDRRAVRVQVQDHGPGIAPADQQRIFERFAQGPAAPAASGDADSGTGLGLSISREFIASQGGQLGVESTLGEGSTFYFTLPVAS, from the coding sequence ATGGAGGCCGTGGGCACCGTGCTGGCGCTGCGCAACGTGTCGGCCTTCCGCCAGCTCGACCAGACCAAGTCGGATTTCCTGGCCACGGCCGCGCACGAGCTGAAAACGCCGCTTTCGAGCATCAACTTCAACCTCAAGCTCTTGCACGACCCGCGCGTGGGCCAGCTCAACGCCGAGCAGCAGGACATTGTGGGCACCATCAAGGAAGAAAACCAGCGCCTGCTGCGCCTCGTGGGCGAGCTGCTGACCGTGGCCCGCCTCGACGTGGGCCAGGGCATTGCCCTCGACCCGCGCCCGCTGGCCGTGGCTAGCCTGGTGGCCGCCGCCACCACGCCGCTGCAATTGCAGCTGCGCGCCCGCCACCTTACGCTCGATACCCAGCTGCCCGCCGACCTACCGCCCATCCGCGCCGACCACGAAAAAACGGCTTGGGTGCTGCTCAACCTGCTCGTGAATGCCGTGCGCTACTCGCCCGAGCAGGGCCACATCGAGCTCAGCGCCGCTCCTACCCCCGACCGCCGTGCCGTGCGCGTGCAGGTGCAGGACCACGGCCCCGGCATCGCCCCGGCCGACCAGCAGCGCATTTTTGAGCGCTTCGCTCAGGGCCCGGCCGCCCCGGCTGCCAGCGGCGATGCTGATTCTGGCACCGGCCTCGGCCTCAGCATTTCGCGCGAATTCATCGCCAGCCAGGGCGGCCAGCTGGGGGTCGAAAGCACGCTGGGCGAGGGCAGCACCTTCTACTTCACCCTACCGGTGGCCAGCTGA
- a CDS encoding KUP/HAK/KT family potassium transporter, which yields MSTSSALPTEDNIHLRRVTAAGLLVTLGIIFGDIGTSPLYVFQTIIGDRPVSELLVYGGVSAVFWTLTLQTTIKYILLTLEADNHGEGGIFSLFSLVKKRGHWLLFPAIIGAGTLLADGIITPPISVSSAIEGLKILYPALNTETIVIIVIAIITLLFAFQQFGTKVVGAAFGPIMLLWFTAIAALGLAQILHYPGVLAALNPVYAIRLLTEYPKGFWLLGAVFLCTTGAEALYSDLGHCGRKNIRTSWIFVKSALVLNYLGQAAWTMGHVGHTLASNQNPFFMIAPQWAIVPLIILATMATIIASQALISGSYTLISEAVSLRFWPKVRVLFPTDQRGQIYVPSINWLLWFGCVCVQLWFKTSEAMTAAYGFSITVAMLMTSILLSQYLRGVKKWALPVVGLIMLVFFTVETSFLIANITKLLNRLGILVFEWGLIFMMYVGYRGREIKNSLLSLVSVAGTRPTLLELSQDQSVSKYASNLVYLTHSKKPGELENEILYSILRKQPKRADRYWFINMSILTEPYTTRYSVEELVPGVAYKINFKLGFRVQPRLNLLFRRVLEQMGEKGEIDITSRYDSLARYQMPGDFRFVVLEKVLSYDNQLSFKERFILNGYFFINRFAISDQQLFGLDTSDVALEKVPLTIKPAVATHDLLRDPPEQAQDPVPTENIRAERATVKV from the coding sequence ATGTCAACTTCCTCGGCCCTGCCTACCGAAGACAACATCCACTTGCGCCGCGTCACGGCGGCGGGGCTGCTGGTCACGCTAGGCATCATTTTCGGCGATATCGGCACTTCGCCGCTCTACGTCTTCCAAACCATCATCGGCGACCGGCCGGTGAGCGAGCTGCTGGTCTACGGCGGCGTGTCGGCCGTGTTCTGGACGCTCACGCTCCAGACTACCATCAAGTACATCCTGCTCACGCTAGAGGCGGACAACCACGGCGAGGGCGGTATTTTCTCCCTGTTTTCGCTGGTGAAGAAGCGCGGCCACTGGCTGCTGTTTCCGGCCATTATCGGGGCGGGCACGCTGCTGGCCGACGGCATTATCACGCCACCCATCTCGGTATCGTCGGCCATTGAGGGCTTGAAAATCCTCTATCCTGCCCTCAATACCGAAACCATCGTCATCATCGTCATTGCCATTATTACGCTTCTATTCGCGTTTCAGCAGTTTGGCACCAAGGTGGTAGGCGCGGCCTTCGGGCCAATCATGCTGCTTTGGTTTACGGCCATCGCGGCGCTGGGGCTAGCCCAGATTCTGCACTATCCCGGCGTGCTGGCCGCCCTCAACCCCGTGTACGCCATCCGGCTGCTCACTGAGTACCCGAAGGGCTTCTGGCTGCTGGGTGCGGTGTTTTTGTGCACCACCGGCGCCGAGGCGCTCTACTCCGACCTGGGCCACTGCGGCCGCAAAAACATCCGCACCTCCTGGATTTTCGTCAAGAGTGCACTGGTGCTCAACTACCTCGGCCAGGCCGCCTGGACGATGGGCCACGTGGGCCACACGCTAGCCTCGAACCAGAATCCGTTTTTCATGATTGCCCCGCAGTGGGCCATCGTGCCGCTCATTATCCTGGCCACCATGGCCACTATCATTGCCTCGCAGGCACTCATTTCCGGCTCGTACACGCTTATCTCCGAAGCGGTTAGCCTGCGTTTCTGGCCCAAGGTGCGCGTGCTGTTCCCGACCGACCAGCGCGGACAGATTTACGTGCCCAGCATCAACTGGCTGCTGTGGTTTGGCTGCGTGTGCGTGCAGCTGTGGTTTAAAACTTCGGAAGCCATGACGGCCGCCTACGGCTTTAGCATCACGGTGGCGATGCTGATGACCAGCATCCTGCTGTCGCAATATTTGCGCGGCGTCAAGAAGTGGGCGCTGCCGGTGGTCGGGCTGATAATGCTCGTCTTTTTCACCGTTGAAACGTCCTTTCTCATCGCCAACATCACCAAGCTGCTCAACAGGCTAGGCATCCTGGTATTCGAGTGGGGTCTGATTTTCATGATGTACGTGGGCTACCGGGGCCGCGAAATCAAAAACAGTCTGCTCAGCCTCGTGTCGGTGGCCGGCACCCGGCCTACCCTGCTGGAGCTGAGCCAGGACCAGTCGGTGAGCAAGTACGCCAGCAACCTCGTGTACCTCACGCACAGCAAAAAGCCCGGCGAGCTGGAAAACGAAATTCTGTACTCCATCCTGCGCAAGCAGCCCAAGCGCGCCGACCGCTACTGGTTTATCAACATGAGCATCCTCACCGAGCCCTACACCACCCGCTACTCGGTGGAGGAACTGGTGCCGGGCGTGGCGTATAAAATTAATTTCAAGCTCGGCTTCCGGGTGCAGCCGCGCCTCAACCTGCTGTTCCGCCGCGTGCTGGAGCAGATGGGCGAAAAGGGCGAAATCGACATCACCTCGCGCTACGACTCGCTGGCCCGCTACCAGATGCCCGGCGACTTCCGCTTCGTGGTGCTTGAGAAAGTGCTCAGCTACGACAACCAGCTCAGCTTCAAGGAGCGCTTTATCCTGAACGGCTACTTCTTCATCAACCGCTTCGCCATCTCCGACCAGCAGCTGTTTGGCCTCGATACCAGCGACGTGGCCCTCGAAAAAGTGCCGCTTACTATCAAGCCCGCCGTCGCCACCCACGACCTCCTGCGCGACCCACCCGAGCAGGCCCAGGACCCCGTGCCGACCGAGAACATCCGCGCCGAGCGGGCCACGGTGAAGGTGTAA
- the bshB1 gene encoding bacillithiol biosynthesis deacetylase BshB1, with translation MKLDILALGAHPDDVEMSCSGTLLAAVAAGKKVGIVDFTRGELGTRGTPATRAAESEAASKILQLSARENLGLPDGFFRNDREHQLPLIAAIRRYQPEIVLCNAITDRHPDHGRGAQLATDACFLSGLRMIETLGEDGQPQAPWRPKYVYHYIQDRQIPADFVVDITPYWAGKWASINAYGTQFFNPGADLAAPQTYLSGQTFSHFMEARAREFGHLIGVEFGEGYTVQRPVGVRELGDLI, from the coding sequence ATGAAATTGGATATTCTAGCCCTGGGAGCCCACCCCGACGATGTGGAGATGTCGTGCTCGGGCACGCTGCTGGCCGCCGTGGCGGCGGGCAAAAAAGTAGGTATTGTGGACTTTACGCGCGGTGAGCTGGGCACGCGCGGCACCCCCGCAACGCGGGCGGCCGAATCGGAAGCGGCTAGTAAGATTTTGCAGCTCAGCGCGCGCGAAAACCTGGGCTTGCCCGATGGCTTTTTCCGGAATGACCGCGAGCACCAGCTGCCGCTCATCGCAGCCATTCGACGCTACCAGCCCGAGATTGTGCTCTGCAACGCTATCACCGACCGGCACCCCGACCATGGGCGCGGCGCGCAGCTTGCTACTGATGCCTGCTTCTTGAGCGGCCTGCGCATGATAGAAACGCTAGGGGAGGATGGCCAGCCGCAGGCTCCCTGGCGGCCCAAGTACGTGTACCACTATATCCAGGACCGCCAGATTCCGGCCGATTTTGTGGTGGATATTACCCCGTACTGGGCCGGCAAGTGGGCCAGTATCAATGCCTACGGCACGCAGTTTTTCAACCCCGGCGCCGACCTGGCGGCCCCGCAAACCTACCTCTCGGGCCAGACCTTTTCGCACTTCATGGAAGCCCGCGCCCGCGAATTTGGGCACCTGATTGGGGTCGAGTTTGGTGAAGGCTACACGGTGCAGCGGCCGGTGGGCGTGAGGGAGCTGGGCGATTTGATTTAA
- a CDS encoding peptidoglycan DD-metalloendopeptidase family protein has translation MNFPKLFFSLPVLLLLLACWLGASAPAQAQRRKKIPAPKARAGTPRNRDFFRIRTPTMRYVKPDTTTIIETEEMPDDKSDAAKSIFNPARKLSIVSEDTTTLNEGGQEIVEMSDEVLIDSSWVKVAGYYAIWDTHNINPYRVDGRRIRDTLTLKLVDPARQHFAKMPLATTPITSGFTFRWGRWHFGVDLDLDTGDSVRAAFDGVIRISKWDGGGYGNYLLVRHYNGLETLYGHLSKPLLPVGTFVKAGQVIGLGGSTGRSTGSHLHFEVRYEGNPINPTYVYDFPDYKLRGETFTITSALFNYYSRALRRGSHSRGEPTAARQVATHKIRQGDTLSEIADRYGVRVSTLKRLNPNLRGKLQPGKRLRVK, from the coding sequence TTGAATTTCCCCAAGCTCTTTTTTAGTCTGCCGGTGCTATTGCTGCTGCTAGCCTGCTGGCTGGGAGCTAGCGCGCCCGCGCAGGCGCAGCGCCGCAAGAAAATACCGGCCCCCAAAGCCAGGGCTGGTACGCCGCGCAACCGGGATTTTTTCCGGATTCGCACTCCTACCATGCGCTACGTGAAGCCGGATACGACCACGATTATCGAAACCGAGGAAATGCCCGATGACAAGTCGGACGCCGCCAAGTCGATATTCAACCCGGCCCGTAAGCTCAGCATCGTGAGCGAGGACACCACCACGCTCAACGAAGGCGGCCAGGAGATTGTGGAGATGTCGGACGAGGTGCTCATTGACTCGTCGTGGGTGAAAGTGGCGGGCTACTACGCCATCTGGGACACGCACAATATCAATCCGTACCGCGTAGATGGCCGGCGTATTCGCGACACGCTGACGCTGAAGCTGGTAGACCCGGCGCGGCAGCATTTTGCCAAAATGCCGCTGGCCACTACGCCCATCACGTCGGGCTTCACGTTCCGCTGGGGGCGCTGGCACTTTGGGGTCGACCTCGACCTCGATACCGGCGACTCGGTGCGGGCCGCCTTCGATGGCGTTATCCGCATCAGTAAGTGGGACGGCGGCGGCTACGGTAATTACCTGCTGGTGCGCCACTACAACGGCCTCGAAACCCTGTATGGCCACTTGAGCAAGCCGCTGCTGCCGGTGGGCACGTTTGTGAAGGCCGGCCAGGTAATCGGGCTAGGGGGCAGCACCGGCCGCAGCACCGGCTCGCACCTGCACTTTGAGGTGCGCTACGAGGGCAACCCGATTAATCCGACCTACGTGTACGACTTCCCCGACTATAAGCTACGGGGCGAAACGTTTACCATCACTTCGGCCCTGTTTAATTATTACAGCCGGGCGTTGCGGCGGGGCAGCCATAGCCGGGGCGAGCCCACGGCGGCCCGCCAGGTTGCCACCCATAAAATTCGCCAGGGCGATACGCTCTCCGAGATTGCCGACCGCTATGGCGTGCGCGTAAGCACCCTCAAGCGCCTAAATCCTAACTTGCGCGGCAAGCTTCAGCCGGGTAAGCGACTGCGGGTGAAATAA
- the trxB gene encoding thioredoxin-disulfide reductase — protein sequence MEHIHCLIIGSGPAGYTAAIYAARAGLKPVMYMGLQPGGQLTITNDVENFPGYPDGVMGPEMMEDLKKQAARFGTDIRYGIATKVDFSGHPHKVTIDETVELTADAVIIATGASAKWLGLPSEARLNGSGVSACAVCDGFFYRGKEVAIVGAGDTAAEEANYLANLCSKVYMLVRKDAMRASKIMQQRVLANPKIEVLFDTATDEILGEHAVEGVRVKNLVTHETREIPVHGFFVAIGHEPNSKIFQDYLHHDEQGYLKTLPGTAKTNVDGVFACGDVQDFTYRQAVTAAGSGCMAALDAERYLAGLHQG from the coding sequence ATGGAACACATTCATTGCCTGATTATCGGGTCGGGTCCGGCCGGTTACACGGCTGCTATCTACGCTGCGCGGGCGGGCTTGAAACCCGTCATGTACATGGGCTTGCAGCCGGGTGGCCAGCTTACCATTACCAACGATGTGGAAAATTTTCCGGGCTACCCCGATGGCGTGATGGGGCCGGAAATGATGGAAGACTTGAAAAAGCAGGCTGCACGCTTTGGCACGGATATCCGCTACGGCATTGCCACGAAAGTTGATTTTTCGGGCCATCCGCACAAAGTCACGATTGATGAAACGGTTGAACTCACGGCCGATGCCGTGATTATTGCTACCGGTGCCTCGGCCAAGTGGCTAGGTCTGCCTTCGGAGGCCCGGCTCAATGGCTCGGGGGTATCGGCCTGCGCCGTGTGCGACGGCTTTTTTTACCGGGGCAAGGAAGTGGCAATAGTGGGTGCTGGCGATACGGCCGCCGAAGAAGCCAACTACCTGGCCAACCTGTGCTCGAAGGTGTACATGCTGGTGCGCAAAGACGCCATGCGGGCGTCCAAAATCATGCAGCAGCGCGTGCTGGCTAACCCCAAGATTGAAGTGCTGTTTGACACGGCCACCGACGAGATTCTGGGTGAGCATGCCGTGGAAGGCGTGCGGGTAAAGAATCTGGTGACGCACGAAACGCGCGAAATTCCCGTTCATGGGTTTTTCGTGGCAATCGGCCACGAGCCAAACTCCAAGATTTTTCAGGACTACCTGCACCACGACGAGCAAGGCTACCTCAAGACGCTGCCCGGCACGGCCAAGACGAACGTGGACGGCGTGTTTGCCTGCGGCGACGTGCAGGACTTTACCTACCGCCAGGCCGTTACGGCCGCCGGCTCGGGCTGCATGGCCGCGCTCGATGCCGAGCGCTACCTGGCCGGCCTGCACCAGGGCTAG
- a CDS encoding RNA polymerase sigma factor RpoD/SigA translates to MRQLKISKQITNRESQSLDKYLQEIGKVDLLTPDEEVTLAQRIRDGDQKALEKLTKANLRFVVSVAKQYQNQGLSLGDLINEGNLGLIKAAKRFDETRGFKFISYAVWWIRQSILQALAEQSRIVRLPLNRVGSLNKISKSFSELEQKFEREPSPEEIAEVLELTTSEVVDTLKISGRHVSVDAPFVQGEENRLLDVLENEDEETPDSGLMNDSLRKEVQRALSTLTKREADVITLYFGLNGEAALTLEEIGEKFNLTRERVRQIKEKAIRRLRHTSRSKALKPYLG, encoded by the coding sequence ATGAGACAGCTAAAAATCAGCAAGCAGATTACCAACCGCGAAAGCCAGTCGCTGGATAAATACCTCCAGGAGATTGGCAAAGTGGACCTGCTGACACCCGACGAGGAGGTGACGCTGGCGCAGCGCATCCGCGATGGTGACCAGAAAGCGCTCGAAAAACTGACTAAAGCCAACCTGCGCTTCGTAGTGTCGGTGGCTAAACAATATCAGAACCAGGGCCTTAGCCTGGGTGACCTCATCAATGAGGGCAACCTGGGTCTTATCAAAGCCGCCAAGCGCTTTGACGAAACCCGGGGCTTTAAATTCATCTCCTACGCCGTGTGGTGGATTCGCCAGAGCATTCTGCAGGCCCTGGCTGAGCAGAGCCGCATTGTGCGTTTGCCCCTTAATCGGGTAGGCTCGCTGAATAAAATCAGCAAGTCGTTCTCGGAGCTGGAGCAGAAATTTGAGCGGGAGCCTTCGCCCGAGGAAATTGCTGAGGTGCTGGAGCTAACGACGTCGGAAGTGGTTGATACCCTGAAAATCTCGGGCCGCCACGTATCGGTCGATGCGCCGTTTGTGCAGGGCGAGGAAAACCGCCTGCTCGACGTGCTCGAAAACGAGGACGAAGAGACGCCGGATTCGGGCCTGATGAATGACTCGCTGCGCAAGGAAGTGCAGCGTGCCCTCTCGACCCTGACCAAGCGCGAAGCCGACGTTATCACCCTGTATTTCGGTTTGAACGGAGAAGCTGCGCTCACGCTGGAAGAGATTGGCGAGAAATTTAATCTGACCCGCGAGCGGGTGCGCCAGATAAAGGAAAAAGCCATTCGCCGCCTGCGTCATACGTCGCGCTCGAAGGCTCTGAAGCCCTATTTGGGCTAA
- the pnp gene encoding polyribonucleotide nucleotidyltransferase: MPAPHAITKTLALPDGRQISIETGKLAKFADGAVVVRLGDTMLLATVVSAPSQREGVDFLPLSVDYQEKFGSAGKIPGSFQRREGRLSDYEILICRLVDRILRPMFPKDYHYEVQVMITLISADKEVQPDALAALAASAALSISDIPFAGPISEVRVARIDGQFQINPKTTDLARADMDLIVGATGDSVAMVEGEMAEVSEEEMVAAIAYAHEAIKAQVQLQKELAEAVGRTPESQPREYPKYEENEELKKLVHEGIYQGAYDVARSGNTSKAGRKEGFTNVKKAFLDKLIAEQPELDTKQFSRYYSSAEKKAIRDMMVKERVRLDGRQLTEIRPIWSEINYLPGAHGSAIFTRGETQSLTTATLGTKLDEQIIDQPLTKGFSKFMLHYNFPGFSTGEVKPNRGAGRREIGHGNLAARSLKRVLPPDEENPYTIRIVSDILESNGSSSMATVCAGSLALMDAGVKVRAAVAGIAMGLVQDKETGEYAVLSDILGDEDHLGDMDFKVTGTEKGICACQMDIKIQGLSNEILTAALHQAREGRLHILREMAKTIAAPAPELKAHTPRSHKMLIDKEFIGAVIGPGGKVIQQIQKDTNATVIIEEKDEKGHVSIYAANQADMQGAIDRIRAIAAQPEVGETYKGKVRSIQPYGAFVEIMPGKDGLLHISEVTHERIASLEGVLEVGQEIDVKLVDIDKKTGKYRLSRKVLLEKQA, translated from the coding sequence ATGCCCGCTCCCCACGCGATTACCAAAACCCTGGCGCTGCCCGACGGCCGCCAGATTTCCATTGAAACCGGCAAGCTGGCCAAGTTTGCCGATGGCGCCGTAGTCGTGCGCCTCGGCGACACGATGCTGCTGGCCACCGTCGTGTCGGCCCCTAGCCAGCGCGAAGGCGTTGACTTCCTGCCGCTCTCGGTTGACTACCAGGAAAAATTCGGCTCGGCCGGTAAGATTCCGGGCTCGTTTCAGCGCCGCGAAGGCCGCCTGAGCGACTACGAAATCCTCATTTGCCGCCTCGTGGACCGCATCCTGCGGCCCATGTTCCCCAAGGATTACCACTACGAGGTACAGGTAATGATTACCCTCATCTCGGCTGATAAGGAAGTGCAGCCCGATGCCCTGGCGGCCCTGGCGGCTTCGGCCGCGCTGTCGATTTCGGACATTCCGTTTGCCGGCCCGATTTCGGAGGTGCGCGTGGCCCGCATTGATGGCCAGTTCCAGATTAACCCCAAAACCACCGACCTGGCCCGCGCTGATATGGACCTTATCGTGGGTGCTACCGGCGACTCGGTGGCCATGGTGGAAGGCGAGATGGCCGAAGTTAGCGAGGAAGAGATGGTTGCTGCCATTGCCTACGCCCACGAAGCCATTAAGGCCCAGGTGCAGCTTCAGAAGGAGCTAGCCGAAGCCGTGGGCCGCACGCCCGAGTCGCAGCCCCGCGAGTATCCGAAGTACGAGGAGAATGAGGAGTTGAAAAAGCTCGTGCACGAAGGCATTTATCAGGGTGCTTACGACGTGGCCCGCTCGGGCAACACGAGCAAAGCGGGCCGCAAGGAAGGCTTCACAAACGTAAAAAAGGCATTCCTGGATAAACTCATTGCTGAGCAGCCCGAACTGGATACCAAGCAGTTTAGTCGCTACTATTCGTCGGCTGAGAAAAAGGCTATTCGCGACATGATGGTGAAGGAGCGCGTGCGCCTCGACGGCCGCCAACTCACCGAAATCCGCCCCATTTGGTCGGAAATTAACTACCTGCCCGGTGCCCACGGCTCGGCCATCTTCACCCGCGGCGAAACCCAGAGCCTGACTACCGCCACCCTCGGTACCAAGCTCGACGAGCAGATTATCGACCAGCCGCTGACCAAAGGCTTCTCAAAATTCATGCTGCACTACAACTTCCCCGGGTTCTCAACCGGTGAGGTGAAGCCCAACCGCGGCGCCGGCCGCCGCGAAATTGGCCACGGCAACCTGGCCGCCCGCTCGCTGAAGCGCGTGCTGCCGCCCGACGAGGAAAATCCCTACACCATCCGCATCGTGTCGGACATCCTGGAGTCGAACGGCTCTAGCTCGATGGCTACCGTCTGCGCGGGCTCGCTAGCCCTCATGGACGCTGGTGTGAAGGTGCGCGCTGCCGTAGCCGGCATTGCCATGGGGCTGGTGCAGGACAAGGAAACCGGCGAGTACGCCGTGCTCTCCGATATTCTAGGCGATGAGGACCACCTCGGCGACATGGACTTTAAGGTAACCGGCACGGAGAAAGGTATTTGCGCCTGCCAGATGGACATTAAAATCCAGGGCCTGAGCAACGAGATTCTGACGGCCGCGCTGCACCAGGCCCGCGAAGGCCGCCTGCACATTCTGCGGGAGATGGCCAAGACCATCGCCGCCCCGGCCCCCGAGCTGAAGGCGCACACGCCACGCTCGCACAAAATGCTGATTGACAAAGAGTTTATTGGCGCCGTAATTGGGCCGGGCGGCAAAGTCATCCAGCAGATTCAGAAGGATACCAATGCCACGGTAATTATCGAGGAGAAAGACGAGAAGGGCCACGTGAGCATCTACGCCGCCAACCAGGCCGATATGCAGGGCGCCATCGACCGCATTCGCGCCATCGCCGCGCAGCCCGAAGTAGGCGAAACCTACAAAGGCAAGGTGCGCAGCATTCAGCCCTACGGCGCGTTTGTGGAGATTATGCCCGGCAAAGACGGCCTGCTGCACATTTCGGAAGTAACCCACGAGCGCATTGCCTCGCTCGAAGGGGTGCTGGAAGTGGGCCAGGAAATCGACGTGAAGCTGGTGGATATCGACAAGAAAACCGGCAAGTACCGCCTCTCGCGTAAGGTGCTGCTCGAAAAGCAGGCGTAA
- the rpsO gene encoding 30S ribosomal protein S15, translated as MKLSTEAKQAIFEKNSLQKVTTDTGSAESQIALFTHRIQHLTEHLKTNKKDHSTRLGLLKLVGKRRRMLDYLQHREINRYRAIIKELGIRK; from the coding sequence ATGAAACTCTCGACCGAGGCCAAGCAGGCCATCTTCGAAAAAAACAGCCTTCAGAAAGTTACCACCGACACCGGTTCGGCCGAGTCGCAAATTGCGCTGTTCACGCACCGCATCCAGCACCTCACGGAGCACCTGAAGACCAATAAGAAAGACCACAGCACCCGCCTGGGCTTGCTGAAACTGGTAGGTAAGCGCCGCCGCATGCTGGATTATCTCCAGCACCGCGAAATCAACCGCTACCGTGCGATTATCAAGGAGTTGGGCATCCGTAAGTAA
- a CDS encoding LptF/LptG family permease, producing MKKLDKLILKAFTGPFLLTFAVVEFILLTHTLLKYLDDIVGKDLGTGVLLQLLFFFSILIVPISLPLAVLLSSLMTYGNLGEHHELTAIKASGIALTRILRPVWLVSMVLAVTAFWFNERIVPKANLKAYSLLWDVRQKKLALDIRPGVFYNGIPGYTIKVDKKVGPEKDILMGVMIYDHTQKSGNATVMLADSGRMFTRFGGQYLGFELFRGHTYVEQPDAQNRAAASFIREGFKRNVLTFSLASFNLDRTKQELFQQNRMMLNIPQLHHSVDSIQRILARERKVLPARLGGYYTYLRLDTTGRAQNRKLARLQVSPSRLAPLTASQVEQALSRAHNVQSFITSTSQHLYEVARDSAEFRIEVYRKYTQSVAVLLMFLIGAPLGAIIKKGGLGVPILVSILFFIIFYVFDTMGSKYGRDFVLPVGVGMWLSNCILFPFGLFFLYQAYNDSGLLEMDFWRRLAQRLPRFPRLRLLAAPTTE from the coding sequence GTGAAAAAACTAGATAAGCTGATTCTGAAGGCCTTTACCGGGCCGTTTTTGCTCACGTTTGCCGTGGTAGAGTTTATTCTGCTCACGCACACGCTGCTGAAATACCTCGACGATATTGTGGGCAAGGACCTGGGCACGGGCGTGCTCTTGCAGTTGCTGTTCTTTTTCAGCATCCTCATCGTGCCCATTTCGCTGCCGCTAGCCGTGCTGCTGTCGTCGCTGATGACCTACGGCAACCTCGGCGAGCACCACGAGCTGACCGCTATCAAGGCCTCGGGCATTGCGCTCACGCGCATTTTGCGGCCGGTGTGGCTGGTGAGTATGGTGCTGGCCGTCACGGCGTTCTGGTTCAACGAGCGCATCGTGCCGAAGGCTAACCTGAAAGCGTACAGCTTGCTGTGGGACGTGCGCCAGAAAAAGCTGGCCCTCGATATCCGGCCCGGCGTTTTTTACAACGGCATTCCCGGCTACACCATTAAGGTGGATAAAAAAGTGGGGCCGGAAAAAGATATTCTCATGGGCGTCATGATTTATGACCACACCCAGAAATCGGGTAATGCCACGGTAATGCTCGCCGACTCGGGCCGCATGTTTACCCGCTTCGGGGGGCAATATTTGGGCTTCGAGTTGTTTCGGGGCCACACCTACGTCGAGCAGCCCGACGCGCAGAACCGGGCGGCGGCGTCCTTCATTCGGGAAGGCTTTAAGCGGAACGTGCTCACCTTCTCGCTAGCCTCCTTCAACCTCGACCGCACCAAGCAGGAGTTGTTTCAGCAAAACCGCATGATGCTGAACATCCCGCAGCTGCACCACAGCGTCGATTCTATTCAGCGTATTCTGGCCCGCGAGCGCAAAGTGCTGCCGGCCCGCCTCGGCGGCTACTACACCTACCTGCGCCTCGATACCACGGGCCGCGCTCAGAATCGCAAGCTGGCCCGCTTGCAGGTGTCGCCGTCGCGGCTAGCCCCGCTCACGGCTTCGCAGGTAGAGCAGGCGCTGAGCCGTGCCCACAATGTGCAGTCGTTTATTACCTCCACTTCCCAGCATCTGTATGAAGTGGCCCGCGATTCGGCCGAGTTTCGCATTGAAGTATACCGCAAGTACACGCAGTCGGTGGCCGTGCTGCTGATGTTTCTGATTGGCGCGCCGCTCGGGGCCATTATCAAGAAGGGTGGGCTAGGGGTGCCCATTCTGGTTTCCATCCTGTTTTTTATCATCTTCTACGTCTTCGACACGATGGGCTCGAAATACGGGCGCGATTTTGTGCTGCCGGTGGGCGTGGGGATGTGGCTGTCTAACTGCATTTTATTTCCCTTCGGCTTGTTTTTTCTGTACCAGGCCTACAACGATTCGGGCCTGCTGGAAATGGATTTCTGGCGGCGGCTGGCCCAGCGGCTGCCGCGCTTTCCGCGGCTGCGGCTGCTAGCCGCGCCCACAACCGAATGA
- a CDS encoding START-like domain-containing protein produces the protein MAVSATSAKRRFEMEYSINASPKILFPYIASASGLSQWFCDDVRLDPDHRLNMVWDKQSHFAEIAAQRPGRSIRYVFLDEQKRPLQDANYLDFTLELSRITDEVFLRVTDYSDHADAQEHQELWEGLVGKLRDQVGG, from the coding sequence ATGGCCGTGTCTGCCACCAGCGCCAAGCGTCGCTTCGAGATGGAATACTCGATAAACGCTTCACCCAAAATACTTTTTCCCTACATCGCCTCGGCTTCGGGCCTCTCGCAGTGGTTTTGCGACGACGTGCGCCTCGACCCCGACCACCGCCTGAATATGGTGTGGGACAAACAGAGTCACTTTGCCGAAATCGCCGCCCAGCGGCCCGGGCGTAGTATCCGCTACGTATTTCTGGATGAGCAGAAGCGTCCGTTGCAGGATGCCAACTACCTCGACTTTACCCTGGAGCTATCGCGCATCACGGATGAAGTATTTTTGCGGGTGACTGACTACTCCGACCATGCCGACGCGCAGGAGCACCAGGAACTCTGGGAAGGCTTGGTGGGCAAGCTGCGCGACCAGGTGGGCGGCTAG